In the genome of Streptomyces sp. SLBN-118, the window GACCTGGTCACCCTCGCCGACCCCACCTCGCCCTACTCCTTCCTCAACTATCTGAAGGAATCGGGGCGGCTGTACTCCTTCTACATCCGCGAGAACTTCTACCCGCTGCGGACCGAGTACAACGACTACTGCCGCTGGGCCGCGGCCAAACTCGGCTCCATCCGCTTCAGTACCACGGTGACCCGGGTCGAGTACGACAACGAGCTGTACGTCGTCCACACCGAGGGCGGCGAACACTTCCGCGCCCGCCGCCTCGTCCTGGGCACCGGCACGCCGCCGTACATCCCCGAGCCCTGCCGGGGACTGGACGGCGACCTTCTGCACAACTCGCACTATCTCGACCACAAGGAGGCGCTGCAGCAAAAGGAGTCGATCACCCTCGTCGGCAGCGGCCAGAGCGCGGCGGAGATCTACTACGACCTGCTGTCCGAGATCGACGTGCACGGCTACCGGCTCAACTGGGTCACGCGCTCCCCGCGGTTCTTCCCGCTGGAGTACACCAAGCTGACGCTGGAGATGACCTCGCCGGAGTACATCGACTACTTCCACGCGCTGCCCGAGGCCACCCGCTACCGCCTCGAATCCCAGCAGAAGGGCCTCTTCAAGGGCATCGACGGCCATCTCATCAACGAGATCTTCGACCTGCTCTACCAGAAGAACCTCAAGGGCCCGGTCCCCACCAGACTGCTCACCAACTCCTCGCTCCAGAG includes:
- a CDS encoding lysine N(6)-hydroxylase/L-ornithine N(5)-oxygenase family protein, whose product is MSTPREPLDFIGIGLGPFNLGLACLAEPIGELDGLFLESKPDFEWHSGMFLEGAHLQTPFMSDLVTLADPTSPYSFLNYLKESGRLYSFYIRENFYPLRTEYNDYCRWAAAKLGSIRFSTTVTRVEYDNELYVVHTEGGEHFRARRLVLGTGTPPYIPEPCRGLDGDLLHNSHYLDHKEALQQKESITLVGSGQSAAEIYYDLLSEIDVHGYRLNWVTRSPRFFPLEYTKLTLEMTSPEYIDYFHALPEATRYRLESQQKGLFKGIDGHLINEIFDLLYQKNLKGPVPTRLLTNSSLQSARYERGTYTLGLRQEEQGKDFELRTEGLVLATGYKYAEPAFLKPVADRIRRDGQGRFDVARNYAIDTAGREIFLQNAGVHTHSITSPDLGMGAYRNACIIRELLGSEYYAVEKSIAFQEFAV